Proteins encoded in a region of the Drosophila busckii strain San Diego stock center, stock number 13000-0081.31 chromosome 2L, ASM1175060v1, whole genome shotgun sequence genome:
- the LOC108608390 gene encoding pollen-specific leucine-rich repeat extensin-like protein 1 has translation MNVEKLKRLQAQVRIGGKGTPRRKKKVMHQTAATDDKKLQSSLKKLSVSTIPGIEEVNIIKDDLTVIHFNNPKAQASLSANTFAVTGHGETKKVVEMLPDILPQLGQETVVQLRAYASAMSNNQKAQENGADDDDDVPALVGDFDEVAKQEANKQQEQLKGNKKPEQQQNTKKANKQENKQNKKQEQQTKQNENQQKTKQPQEQKKQQGKKNDNEQTKQDEIKPEVKQQNQAAQAKPVEAPKLVEQPKPVEQAKPVEQSKQQEQPKQVEQKKPAEQQKPKEQNKQKEQPKQQEQSKQQQQPKLIEQAKPVEQPKAMEQPKPVVEVKPVEQAKPIEQAKPVEQPKPVDTKAVAMPSAPPVAWGAPIAGGQTLAQIVAADPPKSAEPVAPAQKEQSPPKPAQAPAPQAIVEPKKETPAQAIVLPAAAPPAAPIEVKEAIVAKQEATPVAATAPVTPEEAKPIEQKLDAAPQPKQASPKQKTPPKQAAPKQKTPPKQAAPAAEPANPPQKEALVVPEKKLEEMPAAQPTQQPAAPVAEPQQVKPAGQAPKSAAAPNANAKKPDAAQKPKQQPQAKPAQQQQQQQQPQAKPAQQQQQQQPQAVTSSKQRRVTPTNDAPIKYPKFEPAGFTYSKIARPPQ, from the exons ATGAATGTGGAGAAACTGAAACGTTTGCAGGCGCAGGTGCGCATTGGCGGCAAGGGCACGCCCCGTCGTAAAAAGAAGGTCATGCACCAGACGGCGGCCACCGATGATAAGAAGCTGCAGAGCTCGCTAAAGAAACTCTCTGTGAGCACCATACCCGGCATTGAAGAGGTCAACATTATAAAAGATGATCTTACGGTCATCCACTTTAACAATCCCAAGGCGCAGGCTTCGCTGTCGGCCAACACTTTTGCTGTGACTGGTCATGGCGAAACCAAGAAGGTTGTTGAAATGCTGCCAGACATACTGCCCCAGCTGGGGCAGGAGACTGTAGTGCAACTGCGTGCCTATGCCAGCGCCATGTCCAACAATCAAAAGGCGCAAGAGAATGGTGccgatgacgatgatgatgtgCCGGCGCTGGTGGGTGACTTTGATGAGGTAGCCAAGCAGGAGGCCAACAAGCAGCAGGAACAGctcaaaggcaacaaaaaaccagagcagcaacagaatACCAAGAAAGCTAACAAACAGGAgaacaagcaaaataaaaaacaggaGCAGCAAACGAAACAGAATGAAAATCAGCAAAAGACTAAGCAGCCACAAGAACAGAAGAAACAACAAGGTAAAAAGAATGACAATGAGCAGACAAAACAGGACGAGATCAAGCCTGAAGTGAAGCAGCAAAATCAAGCGGCGCAAGCCAAACCCGTAGAGGCACCAAAGCTTGTGGAGCAGCCGAAACCTGTGGAGCAGGCAAAACCTGTCGAGCAGTCtaaacagcaagagcaacccAAGCAAGTGGAACAAAAGAAGCCTGCGGAGCAACAGAAACcaaaagagcaaaacaaacagaagGAACAACCCAAGCAACAGGAACAAtccaaacaacagcaacagccgaAGCTCATCGAGCAAGCAAAACCTGTGGAGCAACCGAAAGCAATGGAGCAACCCAAGCCAGTGGTAGAAGTAAAGCCAGTGGAACAAGCGAAGCCCATCGAGCAAGCAAAACCTGTGGAGCAACCAAAACCAGTTGACACTAAAGCTGTAGCTATGCCCAGTGCACCACCCGTCGCTTGGGGAGCACCTATTGCTGGAGGCCAAACCTTGGCGCAAATAGTGGCTGCTGATCCTCCCAAGTCAGCAGAGCCAGTAGCTCCAGCGCAAAAAGAACAGTCGCCACCCAAGCCTGCACAAGCTCCAGCCCCGCAGGCGATCGTAGAACCAAAAAAAGAGACGCCAGCACAAGCGATCGTTTTACCAGCAGCTGCGCCGCCAGCTGCACCAATCGAAGTTAAAGAGGCTATTGTTGCCAAGCAGGAGGCAACAccagttgctgctactgctccAGTAACTCCAGAGGAAGCAAAGCCCATTGAGCAAAAACTGGATGCAGCTCCACAGCCAAAGCAGGCATCGCCCAAGCAAAAGACGCCACCAAAGCAGGCGGCACCAAAGCAAAAGACACCACCAAAACAAGCGGCACCAGCAGCTGAGCCGGCCAATCCGCCACAAAAGGAAGCTCTAGTTGTGCCCGAGAAAAAACTAGAAGAAATGCCTGCAGCACAACCGACTCAACAGCCAGCGGCGCCAGTTGCTGAACCACAACAAGTTAAGCCCGCAGGTCAAGCGCCTAAGTCGGCAGCTGCtcccaatgccaatgcaaagAAACCAGATGCTGCACAAAAACCCAAACAACAGCCACAAGCTAAGcctgcccagcagcagcaacaacaacagcagccacaagctaagcctgcgcagcaacaacaacagcagcagccacaagc AGTGACCAGCTCCAAGCAAAGACGCGTTACGCCCACAAATGACGCACCCATCAAATACCCCAAATTTGAGCCAGCTGGGTTCACGTATTCAAAAATAGCTCGGCCACCACAATAG
- the LOC108608391 gene encoding uncharacterized protein LOC108608391, translating into MDLNQLAYSLDLFNFTSEQISAEREMLVQTLIGRAVDSTIKKIETPATSALLMQQRDEVMRLMLKCCKPKLHALRKLDKRTFTVPPHVLQIKDFDVEKKISSAQEQDKSTELQQLKERFSQNMAMLEELEAEQKKFTSLEQHIQHELQMHKQIHKICGNTELQNVYKFATDLTKDEKLL; encoded by the exons atggaCTTAAATCAGCTGGCATACAGCTTGGATTTGTTCAACTTTACGTCCGAGCAAATTTCCGCTGAAC GCGAAATGCTGGTGCAAACACTTATTGGTCGTGCCGTGGACtcaacaataaagaaaattgaaaCGCCAGCTACGTCTGCGCTGTTGATGCAACAAAGGGACGAAGTGATGCGCCTAATGCTGAAGTGTTGCAAACCTAAACTCCATGCTCTGCGGAAACTGGACAAGCGCACCTTTACTGTGCCGCCGCatgtgctgcaaataaaagatTTTGATGTGGAGAAGAAAATAAGCAGCGCTCAGGAACAGGACAAATCGAcagagctgcagcaattaaaagagCGCTTCAGTCAg aaCATGGCTATGCTGGAAGAGCTAGAGGCCGAACAGAAAAAGTTCACATCATTGGAACAACACATACAGCATGagctgcaaatgcataaacaaattcacaAAATATGCGGCAATACagaattgcaaaatgtttacaaatttgcTACAGATCTGACAAAAGATGAGAAgctgctttga
- the LOC108594327 gene encoding pseudouridine-metabolizing bifunctional protein C1861.05, whose amino-acid sequence MLLRKCCYSGSWAIRRAFATKQAQILVHPEIKYALEQKHPIVALESTIITHGMPLPENVETALQVEQQVRSQGALPATIGIIDGCIKVGLTKEELTELAHKPREHVIKCSRRDLPYVVAKAQSGGTTVAATMLIAERVGIKIFATGGIGGVHREGHVTLDISADLVELGRTPVAVVCSGVKSILDIPRTLEVLETQGVCVASYDSPGGVFPDFYTRNSGCKVPYELANPTEAAELLQAWHALQLRSGVLIGVPIPAEYAADKHAIEAAIKEANYEAQAQGISGKEVTPFLLARIAKLTKGRSLQSNIALIKNNAKVAAEIACALAKIQQKGPGKAANRTTSTKSQPVVVGASILDLSFKLKESRELQLDGATYSSVTQQTPGGVGRNLAEGIYKLYGSCQLISAVGNDQMGQMLQQLMPQALQRSFIVDDSSSTSLCSVIFDHYGDCKLILGNMEVHASITPEQLLARQELISQAPLLIMDSNISEQSMACLLELAQRYKLPVFFEPTDMFIAGKPFQLQPALTQQIRLISPNLQELRTIAASIMGQQLSLPLESQSKVTQAKLLLEQIQSHFNCIIVTLGNEGVLLSCRRDALDDARQLLELTPSQEHTVRFYAAPEVHNIVNVSGAGDSFCAGFITALLKHHTLDESVAAGFVAAERALLSDSAVPQTYFRNADDFEHNLRQTLKTLQQSI is encoded by the coding sequence ATGTTACTTCGAAAATGTTGCTACTCTGGCTCTTGGGCCATACGACGTGCATTTGCCACAAAGCAAGCACAAATATTGGTTCATCcagaaattaaatatgcgcTGGAGCAAAAGCATCCCATTGTGGCATTGGAATCGACAATAATCACGCATGGCATGCCGCTGCCTGAGAACGTGGAAACAGCGCTGCAAGTGGAGCAACAGGTGCGATCCCAAGGTGCTCTGCCGGCTACCATAGGCATCATAGACGGTTGCATTAAGGTGGGACTGACCAAAGAGGAGCTTACGGAGCTGGCACACAAACCGCGCGAGCATGTGATAAAATGTTCGCGCCGTGATCTGCCATATGTGGTGGCGAAGGCACAAAGCGGTGGCACTACAGTAGCAGCGACTATGTTGATAGCCGAACGTGTAGgcatcaaaatatttgccactGGTGGCATAGGCGGTGTGCATCGCGAGGGGCATGTGACGCTTGATATATCAGCGGATCTTGTCGAGCTGGGACGCACGCCGGTAGCGGTCGTTTGCAGCGGAGTAAAGTCTATATTGGACATACCACGTACGCTGGAGGTTTTGGAGACGCAAGGCGTATGTGTAGCCAGCTACGATAGTCCGGGCGGCGTCTTTCCGGATTTCTATACGCGCAACAGTGGTTGCAAGGTTCCATATGAGCTGGCTAATCCAACAGAAGCTGCAGAGCTGTTGCAGGCCTGGCATGCGCTGCAGTTGCGAAGTGGCGTGCTCATCGGCGTGCCCATACCTGCAGAATATGCGGCGGATAAACACGCTATAGAGGCGGCTATAAAGGAAGCAAATTACGAGGCGCAGGCGCAAGGCATAAGCGGCAAGGAGGTGACTCCTTTTTTGCTGGCACGCATAGCCAAGTTAACCAAAGGACGCAGCTTGCAGTCGAATATAGcgttgattaaaaataatgctaagGTGGCAGCGGAAATTGCTTGTGCGCTGGCCAAGATACAGCAGAAAGGACCAGGCAAAGCTGCCAACCGTACTACAAGCACAAAATCACAGCCTGTCGTTGTGGGTGCTTCAATATTAGATCtcagctttaagcttaaagaaTCACGCGAGCTGCAGCTAGATGGTGCCACTTATTCCTCCGTCACGCAGCAAACACCTGGCGGCGTGGGACGGAATCTAGCCGAGGGCATTTACAAGCTTTATGGCAGTTGTCAGCTCATTTCCGCCGTGGGCAATGATCAGATGGGACAAATGCTACAGCAACTCATGCCTCAAGCATTGCAGCGCAGTTTTATAGTCGATGACTCCAGTTCCACGTCATTATGCTCTGTAATCTTTGATCACTATGGCGATTGTAAGCTTATATTGGGCAATATGGAGGTGCATGCTAGCATCACAcccgagcagctgctggcacgCCAGGAGCTCATCAGCCAAGCCCCGCTGCTAATTATGGACAGCAACATTTCGGAGCAAAGCATGGCCTGCCTTTTGGAACTGGCACAGCGCTATAAGCTGCCTGTGTTCTTTGAGCCCACAGACATGTTTATTGCCGGCAAGCCCtttcagctgcagccagcgctTACGCAGCAAATACGTTTGATTAGTCCCAATTTGCAAGAGCTGCGAACTATTGCGGCCAGCATAATGGGTCAGCAGTTGTCGTTGCCTTTAGAGTCGCAGTCGAAAGTGACGCAagccaagttgctgctggAGCAAATACAAAGCCACTTTAACTGCATTATTGTCACTTTGGGCAATGAGGGCGTGCTGCTTAGCTGTCGCAGAGATGCTTTGGACGATGCGCGTCAGCTGTTGGAGCTCACACCCAGTCAAGAGCACACCGTACGCTTCTATGCTGCGCCCGAGGTGCACAACATAGTAAACGTCTCCGGTGCCGGCGATAGTTTTTGTGCTGGCTTCATCACCGCACTATTGAAGCATCATACGCTGGATGAATCTGTCGCTGCAGGCTTTGTAGCTGCCGAACGTGCTTTGCTCTCTGACTCTGCCGTGCCGCAGACGTATTTCCGTAATGCCGACGACTTTGAACACAACTTGAGACAAACTTTAAAGACGCTCCAGCAAAGCATTTAA